The following proteins are encoded in a genomic region of Streptomyces collinus Tu 365:
- a CDS encoding methyltransferase gives MSDPMRPRASLRTAVVWEVLQDALDRRVKATGRDALDVLDTGGGSGNFAVPLARLGHRVTVVDPSPNALFALERRAAEAGVADRVKGVQGDVHGLFDVVGRGGYDAVLCHGVLEYVDDPAEGIRNAVAALRSEGVLSLLAAGLGGAVLARALAGHFKEAKQALEDPEGRWGAGDPMPRRFTADQLTALVEDAGLRVGAVHGVRVFADLVPGVLVDTEPGALDALLRLEAAAAELSAFHSVATQLHVLGETRGAPEA, from the coding sequence GTGTCGGACCCGATGCGCCCCCGCGCCTCCCTCCGTACCGCCGTGGTCTGGGAGGTCCTCCAGGACGCCCTCGACCGCCGGGTCAAGGCCACGGGGCGGGACGCGCTGGACGTCCTCGACACCGGAGGCGGCAGCGGCAACTTCGCCGTGCCCCTCGCCCGCCTCGGCCACCGCGTCACCGTCGTCGACCCCAGCCCGAACGCCCTGTTCGCACTGGAGCGCCGCGCCGCCGAGGCCGGCGTCGCGGACCGGGTCAAGGGCGTCCAGGGCGACGTCCACGGCCTGTTCGACGTCGTCGGCCGCGGCGGCTACGACGCGGTCCTGTGCCACGGCGTCCTGGAGTACGTGGACGACCCGGCCGAGGGCATCCGCAACGCGGTGGCCGCGCTGCGCTCCGAGGGCGTCCTCAGCCTGCTCGCCGCCGGCCTCGGCGGCGCCGTCCTCGCCCGGGCCCTGGCCGGCCACTTCAAGGAGGCCAAGCAGGCCCTGGAGGACCCGGAGGGCCGCTGGGGCGCCGGCGACCCGATGCCGCGCCGCTTCACCGCCGACCAGCTCACCGCACTGGTGGAGGACGCCGGCCTCCGGGTCGGCGCCGTGCACGGCGTCCGGGTCTTCGCCGACCTGGTGCCGGGCGTCCTCGTCGACACCGAGCCCGGTGCCCTCGACGCGCTGCTGAGGCTGGAGGCCGCGGCGGCCGAGCTGTCCGCCTTCCACTCGGTGGCCACCCAGCTCCACGTGCTGGGCGAGACACGAGGGGCGCCGGAGGCCTGA
- a CDS encoding SAV_6107 family HEPN domain-containing protein — protein sequence MANSSAAAAHRRRATGPAPSLTGPASDVHPVLRRATAPPAALDLLAQARAGLEEADRLETPNERYATAHLAALRTAAAVLAARGRPEPSPRRRARIRSAWEVLPEIAPELTEWSALFASGAARRARAEAGIQGAAGRRDADDLIRDVAMFVRIVERMLVLQPVLPQPRQDEEPPRPPARGDLPDAG from the coding sequence ATGGCCAACTCGTCCGCAGCCGCCGCCCACCGGCGCCGCGCCACCGGCCCTGCCCCCTCACTGACCGGACCGGCGAGCGACGTGCACCCCGTGCTCCGCCGCGCCACGGCCCCGCCCGCCGCCCTCGACCTGCTCGCCCAGGCCCGTGCCGGACTCGAGGAGGCCGACCGCCTGGAAACACCCAACGAGCGGTACGCCACGGCCCACCTGGCCGCCCTGCGCACCGCCGCCGCCGTGCTAGCCGCCCGCGGCCGCCCGGAGCCGTCCCCGCGCCGCCGGGCCCGGATCCGCAGCGCCTGGGAGGTGCTGCCCGAGATCGCCCCCGAACTCACCGAGTGGAGCGCCCTCTTCGCCTCCGGCGCCGCCCGCCGCGCCCGCGCCGAGGCGGGCATCCAGGGAGCGGCCGGCCGGCGCGACGCCGACGACCTGATACGCGACGTGGCGATGTTCGTCCGCATCGTCGAGCGGATGCTGGTGCTCCAGCCCGTCCTGCCCCAGCCCCGGCAGGACGAGGAGCCACCCCGGCCGCCGGCCCGCGGCGACCTCCCGGACGCGGGCTGA
- a CDS encoding ATP-binding cassette domain-containing protein, whose translation MDGVHVTADGLGLKGPRGWAFRGITLAAGPGALIAIEGPSGSGRTSLLLSLTGRMKPTEGVAAVGEFKLPRHMAAVRRIGAVANVAGVTDLEPALTVGEHLRERALMQRRFGGSLRELTRPRAQRRHEARLRVDAALAAAGLDPETLPKGSRTAVRDLERPQELRLSLALALLGAPRLLAVDDVDMKLSEGERAEVWELLRSLTRAGATVAAVCRTAPEDCVRVSTTGKEAADALAEARRA comes from the coding sequence GTGGACGGCGTGCACGTCACGGCCGACGGGCTCGGACTCAAGGGGCCGCGGGGGTGGGCCTTCCGCGGCATCACCCTGGCGGCGGGGCCCGGTGCGCTGATCGCCATCGAGGGACCGTCCGGCTCCGGCCGGACGAGTCTGCTGCTCTCGCTCACCGGACGGATGAAGCCCACCGAAGGAGTCGCCGCGGTGGGCGAGTTCAAACTTCCCCGGCACATGGCGGCCGTGCGCCGGATCGGCGCCGTGGCCAACGTGGCCGGGGTCACCGACCTCGAACCGGCCCTGACCGTCGGGGAGCATCTGCGCGAGCGCGCCCTGATGCAGCGCAGGTTCGGCGGCTCCCTGCGCGAGCTGACGCGGCCGCGCGCGCAGCGCCGGCACGAGGCACGGCTGCGCGTCGACGCGGCCCTGGCCGCCGCCGGGCTCGACCCGGAGACGCTGCCCAAGGGCTCCCGGACGGCCGTACGGGACCTGGAACGCCCGCAGGAGCTGCGGCTGTCCCTCGCGCTCGCCCTGCTCGGCGCGCCCCGGCTGCTCGCCGTCGACGACGTCGACATGAAGCTGTCGGAAGGCGAACGCGCCGAGGTCTGGGAGCTGTTGCGCTCCCTCACGCGCGCGGGGGCGACGGTCGCGGCCGTGTGCCGCACCGCACCCGAGGACTGCGTCCGCGTCTCCACCACGGGAAAGGAGGCGGCCGATGCGCTCGCCGAGGCTCGCCGCGCTTGA